The genomic segment GGGTAATTACACAATCTACATCTAAGTGTTTGGCAAGGAGAAGTTCAGAAGTTTCCATATCCACTCCAAATAAAATCCTTTTAATCCCATCACCCTCTACAATAATTCCAGAGTCCTCTGGAATCTCGTCTAATCCTGCTAATTCTAATGCTATCTCCATTAACCTCTTAGTATTCATTTTATAGCCTCCTTTGCACATTCACCCTATAATATATTTATTCGAGGTTTCTACTTAATTTTCCTGCTACAACTGGTATTCAAAACCAATAGAAATAGAATGTCGTAGTTTATCTGATATAACCTGCTCATCAAAATAATTTTGTCCAGAGAATTTGTACTGGCTATGAAGTGAAAAACCTTGCCAGAGTTCCTTCTCCCAGCTTAAAGCAAATCCCATAAGAAAATTATCTTTAATAGTTAAAGGATAGATTTCCTGCTGTAAATTCATCCTACACTGGATTTTATCTAAATCCTTGAGCCTTATGGACAATTCTAAATTTGTACCTAAAAAATAATAATTTTTCGTTTCAGAACTGGGATATTTTTTATCCCTCAATCTCAGTTCTGTTTTTAAACGTACTGGATTATTGATTTGATAGGTATAGTTAGCTATAAAATCAAAAGTATAACTATCGTATTGATCTTCTTTAAGAAAATCATTCTCATGATAAAGAACTTTAAAATAATAATAACTTTTCGGAGAAAGCTTCTGCTTAAATTTAAGCCAGCTTTCCCGGAAGATATAATCATCCCCTACCCCTTCTTCACTCTCATACAATCGCTGGCCCTCTTCATAATTACCAGATATAACCGGTCTATAATCTCCCGCAATACAAGAAAACGAAACTGAAGTAAAAAGGATAATACCCAAAAAAATGATGAAAGAGATTTTTTTCATGAAAAAACCCCCTTTTAGTTTCCTGTTCTACTAAAAAAAAGCCCTGGTAATTATAATTAGGGCTTTAAACTAATCACTTCCTGTAATTTCTCTTTTTAACTATTGCCTATTAGTTCTTTAAATTTCCTAATTTGATCTAAAGGAATAGTGTACCTTGAGTTTTTTTTACCGCACCTTCAACTTTATTGATAAATTTGCTAACAAAATGATCAAAATGATCAAAAAGATCCTGTCTATCCTCCTTATTTACTACTGCTACATCTTCTATCAACTCATAGTGTAAAAGATATTCTTTTATAACCTCTAGCTTTGCACCATTAGTAAATACGAATGTAATTTTCCTTCTATGCGGATGAACTCCTACTACATTATCAATTACCTGTCGACCACCCCGAATAAAGTAAAGAATGTAACTCACATCTATTCACTCCTTTTTATAAAAAACAAAACATATTGCAAATTTTTAAATTTTTACTTCTATCATATATGCATAACATTAACAAATTTAACTATTTTTCAATTTAATTTTACTATATAGTTCACTCTATGTCAAGCAATTGTCCAAAAAAAATTTTTCTTTAAAACTCTTTTGAAGCAACTGTTGACAATTTTAAGCAATTGAGTTATAATATAAACTGCGGGGAGGAAAATGATATGACTTTAAATATTGAGAAAATAGGTTTAAAGATAAAAGAATTAAGAAAAGCTCATAACCTAACTTATGCTGAATTTGGCAATAAAACGGGCGTCTCTGGGAGTTACATTAGCCAGATAGAAAAAAATAAGCGTAAACCTTCTTTAGAAATTCTTTCCCGAATTGTTGATGCTTTTAATATTTCCCTGGCTGAGCTTTTAAATGAAACAGAAGAAGAATTTAACATTGGTAAAGAGTTAAGAAATATTCGTGAAGCAAAGGGAATGAGTATTCATGAATTATATGAAAAATCTGGTGTATCATTTTTTAAACTTGGCCAGGTTGAAAATGGTACTGAAACACTAACCCCTGAAGAGATCGAAAAAGTTGCTAAAGCTCTGGATATTAAAAAAGAGCGCCTCTTTAAAGGAGTTGAGAATAATTTAGAACGGATCAGGGAATTATGTACTAATCTGGGTCTAAAAGAATCGAGTATTGAGCTCATTATGGAATTTATTGAAAATGAGCTTAAAAAATAAAGTTTGCAAAGTTTTTCTCACTCT from the Anoxybacter fermentans genome contains:
- a CDS encoding helix-turn-helix domain-containing protein, with amino-acid sequence MTLNIEKIGLKIKELRKAHNLTYAEFGNKTGVSGSYISQIEKNKRKPSLEILSRIVDAFNISLAELLNETEEEFNIGKELRNIREAKGMSIHELYEKSGVSFFKLGQVENGTETLTPEEIEKVAKALDIKKERLFKGVENNLERIRELCTNLGLKESSIELIMEFIENELKK